The Pseudoalteromonas sp. DL-6 genome has a window encoding:
- the glgC gene encoding glucose-1-phosphate adenylyltransferase — MPSYANRYISNLTRDTYALILAGGRGSRLHELTDWRAKPAVYFGGKHRIIDFPLSNCINSGVRRVGIATQYKSHSLIRHVNRAWGHFKKELGESVEILPASQRHGDEWYCGTADAVFQNMDIIRHELPKYVMILSGDHVYRMDYGGLLAKHVENGADMTVCCLEVAVEEAAGTFGVMTVDQENRVRRFDEKPAEPTSVPGKPGTCLASMGNYVFNTEFLFEQLQKDSQTEGSGRDFGHDIIPAIIEEHNVFAYPFRDPAQAGQPYWRDVGTLDSFWEANMELVMPEPQLDLYDPTWPIWTYQEQLPPAKFIFDDDDRRGMAVDSTVSGGCIISGSLVRKSLLFSNVHIRSYCTIEESVVLPGVIVNRGCKIKRAIIDRSCEIPAGLEIGYDRKTDEANGFRVSKKGIVLVTREMLTKLENKLNQ, encoded by the coding sequence ATGCCCAGTTATGCAAATCGCTATATAAGTAATTTAACCAGAGACACCTATGCACTCATTCTAGCTGGAGGGCGAGGTTCTCGGCTGCATGAGCTAACAGACTGGCGTGCAAAACCAGCCGTTTATTTTGGCGGTAAGCACCGTATTATTGATTTTCCACTATCAAATTGTATTAACTCTGGTGTCAGACGAGTAGGGATTGCAACGCAATATAAATCTCACTCGCTGATACGCCATGTGAATCGTGCATGGGGACACTTTAAAAAGGAGTTAGGCGAGTCAGTTGAGATTTTACCTGCATCACAGCGTCATGGTGATGAATGGTATTGCGGTACTGCCGATGCGGTATTTCAAAATATGGATATTATTCGTCATGAACTACCTAAATATGTAATGATTTTGTCAGGCGATCATGTGTATCGTATGGATTACGGCGGTTTATTAGCAAAGCATGTAGAAAATGGTGCCGATATGACCGTATGTTGTTTAGAAGTTGCGGTTGAAGAAGCCGCAGGCACCTTTGGTGTAATGACCGTAGATCAAGAGAACCGAGTGAGAAGATTCGACGAAAAACCAGCCGAACCTACCTCTGTTCCTGGTAAACCTGGTACATGCTTAGCGTCAATGGGTAATTACGTATTCAATACTGAGTTTTTATTTGAGCAATTACAAAAAGATTCACAAACCGAAGGCTCAGGACGTGATTTTGGTCATGACATTATTCCTGCCATTATCGAAGAGCATAATGTATTTGCCTACCCGTTTAGAGATCCTGCACAAGCTGGACAGCCGTATTGGCGCGATGTAGGAACCTTAGATTCGTTTTGGGAAGCGAATATGGAACTGGTTATGCCTGAGCCACAACTAGATTTATACGACCCTACTTGGCCAATTTGGACATACCAAGAGCAGCTTCCTCCGGCTAAGTTTATTTTTGATGACGACGATCGCCGGGGTATGGCTGTTGATTCAACCGTATCGGGCGGGTGTATTATTTCAGGTTCATTAGTCAGAAAGTCATTACTGTTTTCTAATGTACATATCCGCTCATATTGTACTATTGAAGAGTCGGTGGTTTTACCGGGTGTTATTGTTAATCGCGGGTGTAAAATAAAGCGCGCTATTATTGATAGAAGCTGTGAGATCCCAGCGGGATTAGAAATTGGTTATGATCGTAAAACCGACGAAGCCAATGGCTTTAGAGTCTCTAAAAAGGGAATTGTTTTGGTGACCCGCGAGATGCTGACAAAGTTAGAGAATAAGTTAAATCAATAA